The Papaver somniferum cultivar HN1 chromosome 6, ASM357369v1, whole genome shotgun sequence genome segment TCCCCCTTCCTAGGAGGAagccttcgtcccagaagaagacgaaacttattaccgcggggatccattgcgacaatttagagagatctcccccatgtggagatgtacagactctctacgcggaggggatctcggcaGACTGGAagcggagtttgataaggaagccgcggacggtcagacatggctgcgaggaggtacaaaaaacaagttagaagcaaacacgagggcatcaccaaagatcaaaaaaccacaaaattaacagttcatctcaacatagcccagaaaccctaaaactagcatacatgcatacATCATGtataccctaaaaccctaaaattaacagttcaatcaatacaattgaaacactggcctcctcgacttgagaagaagaacaggggcaaactagcatacatgcatcgaaagatgttcttcatcacaaacaaggtacaacaagcaggaaatttacaatcaacaaacaaattaaaacaacagaaacgaagaaaagaaaccttaccaccacaaacaaaatcccaaaagaagacaaatgagagaacaaaccagaaacaaaaagaaacgagcgtgattaatgctagggagagagaatttaatggttgaagaacaaaggatgaagtctgacagggagaatgaaattaattttcaaggagaatgaaattaattttttctcctctcctttatactcgaaagaaaggaagttaatggaggaatgggaaacgtgcccattaaatgagcagttaatgcacgagtaaGAAACgtacccaagtatctaggagaagttattaggagagaggaggaatatgtaacgtctgttttcttcaatgctcccactaaacactcaagcccgaagaaaaggggcaaattgtgtgtacatatttcatcatcaaacacgtgtatgtgagaagacacgtggagagcatgcggaccaagtcatcaaacatgatgacacacgcccacatccaagaagcccatcccgtcgacgtcggatcttcccgaacaaatccaagggcagaagttaaaagatgtaccaaaagcacggtgtactgcgggcaccaaataactcccgaagagttactttatctcatccccaaaagaagccaagatcaacggtgaagagaaggttgactgacatggacgtgacaggggcagaagacacttgtctgacacgagcatgcgtctcaactacccgcattaaacactctgagcagtgtacgtgtcgatcaacccgtggaacgaacgaggatgactctgcgtgatcaagcaatgaacgaaggcctctgcgtgatggacacaaagcacaagaagataaggttccaacggctctcagaaacggatcccacactctaaccctataaatacccctctccaccaagagaggggGATCGGAAAGGAAGAGGGTAGAGAGAagtcgagagagaagaattgttggtgtaagtttaccttttacaattggcagacctatgtaaactccaaagtcattcgactacctctgtaatcatcaaatgcatagtgaaaacgacaaccccgtggatgtaggccttagtgctgaaccacgtaaatcccagtcttatttacatttcagcactatACATCCATTTAACACTCCACGAGTTTTACTTttacacttcgttttctttatcttcctctatgtgaacgcctctggtgatgatattagacgaggcaatgataaacccgaaggttttgagccaaggaatcaatgcaattgtctcatcagtgcgagcatgtgtatagaatgcgaacattgtttgtgaacatatagatgccttcgtgatttacgtgttcacaaatgTACAATAGTtcctaataaaaaaaatgaatatatcCGTTTTCATTCCCACGACAACAACaacgagaaaaagagaaaataatgATTTGATACAACTCATACATCACACTCGTAGTAGTACTGATGTATATTCACCAACAACAAAGTTTTctgtttttagtttgttttcttgtAATCATTCAGAAATCATGGAGGAGAGTGGGGTATTCTTGTTTGCTGTTGGGGTTTTCTTCGAATCTTATTTTTGAGACTTAGCACTAGTTGTAATCAATCATCTTTGCAGGTTGAGATTCTTTTTCCGCCAGTGATTGTGTATAGATGGTACTACTATATAATCCATAGAGCAACTCCAACGGGAGGATGTTAGGTTCCAAGACAAACAACTTGCGCAAAACTGTATGAAGAAGGGTGAAACAGAGTGGAGGCCAATTACTAACAAAACTTGATACACTTTAGGAAGCTGAAGACCCACATCAATATTGTAGTAAGAAAATCCCATAAAGCATATGTATTTGAATGAGGATACAATTTTACAGTTACATATTCTTGCACAAAGCAAATGGAAGTTACACTAGTTTCACCAATCAACCTTCTTATCGATTCTTGAGGCCTTCTTGCTTAATAAGAATAAGGTAGAATGGAAAGTTATTGATTGATTAACTTCTGGTCTACAGTTTGCCAGAACGGCATTTTATTGATCGCGACAGACAAGCCTCTCAATATCCGAGCAACATGTAACAACATAGCTATTAACCTCCTGAAGTTGCTCTGTAAGTGATGATTGAGTTCAACTTGGCTTAGTTTTCAGAATAGAGCACTAGAAATCGGACTTTGTGAGTTGCACCAAATCTTTAATATAGTGATCCGAAAATCTTCCATCACATGCCAAGCTGTGGCCAAACGTGGAATAAGCTTTCTAGGCACGAGCCAATTGATCTTAAAGTCATCCTTAGAGGAGATGCTTCAAATTCCTTCTCCTTACTGACGATACAATCTGCCATAGCATGAATAGGACATTTAATTTAATTGAAGTAGTCACAAGAATGTGCATCCCCTTGGTTCAATTCAATCTGAACTGAAACCCAATGAGGTAAAATGGGATTGAATTCCATCGATCAGTTTTAGGAATATCGAGGTTTGCTCAATTTGGCAAGTAGGTGGCGCCTCAGAGTCAATGAGAGACGATTACCAGCATTGATCTGTTTCCCACCTTCTCATCTGACCAACAACTGCAAAATCCGATCGACTTCCCAATCCGGTACTGTAACCATATCGAGCGGAGGTGCGGGCAATGGAGAGATCATAATTAGCTCTCTCTGTAGGATCATATAGAGTAGTATAAGCTTTGTGAATCTCCATGAAATCACGGCTATCAGATTCAGAAGTAGCTACATCTGGATGAACTCTCTTCGCTAAGCTTCGGTAAGCTGTCTTAATTTCAACTGCTGATGCGTTTTCTTTCACTCTAAGAATCTCGTACAGACTTGATGATGATCTTGTGTTGGTTCTTGGAAGAGTTTCCGAGGAAACAGAAGATTTAATTGAGAATTTCTTGGGTTTTCCTGTTGGAATAGATGTTGATCTCTGGGACTTGTTATTCGGGGTTTTAGTTGATAAGTAACACTCTGGAGAGAACTGAAATGAGGTTTTCATTTGGATTCCAGACATTTTTAGATGGATGAAGAAGAGATAGAGGAAATAAGATGGAGAGAACGAATATTTATAAGGGAGGaggaaaaagaaagagagagTCAACGGGCAACACGGTTTGTTCATTTGTTGTGTGGTTTACGAGTAAGGTGAAAGGTCAAGTGAAACACTGTTAATGGGGACATGACTGTCAAAGTATTTCTGGTTCGTCTTCTATAGGATTTTGATGTACCCTTTCTAGAAAACTGGTACACTTAACAATGTTGCGAATGTACAAACTATAATCTCATAGAAGAAGCCCTAAATTTTGTAAAGTTGTTTGCCAAAATCCGCCTGAATGGATTCAAGAGGATATCCAGGCGAATACACATGTTATGTAACAGTTTTATTTATCAATCTTCCCTTTGTTAAGCACCCATGCGATAGTTTTTCGCCCTTATCAAGCCCCAGGAATAAGACTAAACTTGTCAATCATATGGAGCACCTAGATGATAAACTTTACATTAAGTTGCAAGTGGTTAATCACATCCTACCAAAATCAGAGTTAGCTGGAGCCGGAAGAGATGTAGTTTTACAGGTTGGAAGATTCTAAGAGTAGATAACCTTTCCAACTGTAAACAAATGCAACTGCCTTCGGCGGTCTATAAAATTAAAAGACGTCCCACCACATAAAACATAAACAAAAGCGTCTGCCTAAACCCGAATGGAGCTAGTTAACTTACGTATTCTGCAAACGTCCCCAGATTTCAATTATACAGTGTCACCACAACTTCGCAGAGGCTTAAGACAGCACAATGGTGAAAATATCTTAGTATTATGTCCAGGGCAAGGGTGAGCCaaaaaatagtgatgaaaaaagaAACATCCCATTAACTCCAAAAGAACAACCATTTTCCTTGTTTCCCACTGAGTTCTAACATGTACCTTTCTATCTAATTCTAAGATAAAGAATCAAAAGGAAAACTTTAGTTTACACGTGATAAGCTTTCTACAAGGAATAACATCACCAGCAAAATTGATCACAAAAACAAACATTACTAACAGCTATTTAATGTTTTAGAGGATGATTATAAACGTATTTTCCATGGAGAAGGTATGGATGGTACAAACAATTAGAAAGTCAAACAACTTCTAGAAGACTTGAACAAACCTCCTTTGCTTAGCATAATTTCTTCCGGAAGACTAAAAAGTCCTGACGTCCAGAAAGTTAGATGTGACTTGTTTCAATAAAAATCTGTTTTTCTTCTAGAAACCTTTTACTTTCTCCCTCTCGCTTTCTTCTAGAGAGGAGAGGGGATCATTCTCTAGTCTCTACTCTCTACTTTCCCAGTGGTTTTCTTGTTTCATGGGTTCCACTACTTGCTCCAATTTAACCTCTTCCATTATGAGGTTCCTTTTGGTTTTCCATTAACTAATCATCATATTAGTTGGTTTAACACACTCCTAAGTCCTAACTGGACATTTTTTTGACCATAAGGCGAAGTCTTacgggctagatatctagctactagattggccatccacgtcagtaTGAGCAACTTTCTAAGTTCTATGAGCTAgatatctagcagctagattggtcatccacgtcataTGATACCACTATAAAACGATGTCTGGTTCGGCGAtgtttggttcagcgttttaaatctcagccgttagatcataTGCTACCACTATAGAgcgttttaaatctcagccgttagatcataTGGTACCACGTCATATGGTACCATTATAGAGCGTTTCAATCTCACTGATAGTTGAACTGCGAGTACTTGCTAGGAGAGAACTATCCAATGCTAGTGTTAACTTTTTCCCACACATTTTTTATGATttacaacactttttggccaatctatcaGTTCAATCTAGTCCATAAGGGTTAACCTAAACAACAATTAGAGCCTCATTTGAGGGAATTAGTATCATTTATACAAAATTAACACCGACTCTACCATCCGAAACATAAACATTGAGAATTTAAATTAATGTACAGAAGGAAGATTAATTAATCAAAAAGTCAATcgagattattgttgtttttcaattttgaatAAGATTTCAGGAAAACAAGAAGACCACGGGTGGCTAATCCAGCATTAGATTTTCACCAAGAACGAGAAACAACAGTGCAAACATGTACACTAGAACAAGCATTTTCTACTCAGTCGGCAGCGGGACATCCGTCACTGACATCGATCACATGTTGCGCAATATTTGCAGCTGTTCTCGACTCTATATAACAGCTAAAAACAAAAATAGTAATAACAAAATCTACTACTGCACAGTAATGTCCGTTTTTTTCCTGCTATCTACACTATAACACCATATAAAAAACAATATAGTAAAAggattcttataaaaaaaaaagaacatatccGTTCACATTCcgcaacaaaaacaagaaaaagagaagaatgaTTTGATACAACTCACACTCATACTACCGACGGACATACACCAACAACAAagtcttctgtttttattttgctttCCGTTAATCAATAAGACATGGCGGAAGAGAGTGGGTAGTCTTTTTTGCTGCTTAATCCAGAGAACCTAATAAGTAATAACCCTAGTTCCCGTTTTATATAAGCACTAGTTGTGATCATGGCCAACAGGTCATCCTTGTAGGTTGAGATTCTTTCTCTAATAAGTGTTTACAGTTGATACACATTTTGTATTTCTCAGTGCAACACCAACCAAACCACCTAACCCAAAGCTTTACATTCCTCCTGCGAGGATAAGATAAGCATCTCAAAACTCTCGATGACTAGGTGAAAGATAGTATCTATTAACACCTGAGAAGTTTAAACATGAACAAACCCGTTGGAGAGTTTTGCCGTTCATCTCTCTACAAGCCTAATCTGAACTCATATGAGTAATCATCTCTACTTTATACAGATAAATAATTTAAGTTTTGGTTTTGGTACACGATCGGTCAGCAACTCACTACTTCACCTATGTCACAGTAAGATTTCTCCATAATAAATCACAACCATCACAGTATATAACAAGATACATGGATGTTCACTAATCCTTCCTAATGTCATATTTATATATCATTATTCATATAGATGGCAAACCTTAATGTAAGACAATGAAACACAGACATACATTCTTTATTCATTCTGAACTTCAAACTTTCAGTTCTACTATAGTATTTGCTTTTCAAACTGCATTTATATATACtgatcgcaacagaaataacacTGCAAAGAATAGTATGTACTATTCGATGAATCATAAACAACAATTTTTAGGAAAAAGAACAGTGGTGTAGTGAAAGCTTAGATTGATCTGTAAATTATTAGATTGATctgtaaattattatttttttctcttggGAAAAAAACGCTAATAAATTTCCCATAATTACTTCCAAGTGAAAACCAAAAGAACTAACTTACCCATTCTTGGAAAAGCATAGCAGATTGAAACGAACTGGAGGCCCATTACAGATCAATCTCGATAGATTTCAGGAAGCTGAAGACCAACACTTCCCGCAGATTTTCTTAGTGTCCTCGTCATTTCTTCGGATCTATCTACAGCAATGTTGTAAGAGAAAAGGAGGCCCTACACAAGATATTTTAAATTAGGTCAAAAGTTTACAGTTACAAGCTTAAATTGAAGGCATCACAAATAAAACACAAATGCACAACATCAAGCTAGATTGGCCTATCAGCAATCTGCTTGTCAATCACCAACCACCGTCTCCAAAAGCAAACTAGCGTTCAAAGGTAAGTGAATGCAGGTAAGGAAAAATCCTTGTGATTCAATATGAACAAAGTCATGAGAGTGGTGCTCCGAAGCTGTAAGGAGAATGACTTTTCCTTTAACTATACCACTGGTTTGACTACCGGGAAGGGATATTAATTCTCTCTTGCAACCCCTATAAATATGGATAAGTATCGAAATATATAGGGAAAAAGAACGTTAAGATACGACTTGTGCTACCAGAAGTTGTATCACTATTGGGATATCACTATGTCTCACTCTTTCTGTCTCTTCCAATTATTCTCCTACCTCAAGTTTCTGCTCAGGCTCTCTCTTTCCAAGGTGGATCCATTCTGCTCTCTCCTCTAACTCCCACACACCTATACTACCTCTTCTCGTCGGGGCAAGGTTGGATGCCACAGTAATAGTAACAGTAGAAATGTTCCCCGTACTGATTAGTGTGCCAACACTTAATGATGGTATGATTCCTTCTCATTAAATACGCATATTGAGTGAAAAATATTTATCTTCTCAACCATTTGTGTTGGCGCGTCAAAGTTTCACGAGTGCATGACAAAAAGAGTGCGCTAAGGTGGAAAATGCATATAGCCTAAACATACTGACCCAAAACCGCAGAAAACCCCAACTCTATTACATAAATTTATTCTTTTTCTGAGGTATATACACGTAATATCAATCGATTTCATTTCAGTATCTAATTAAACAATTACCTCATTCTATGTAACCAATATGACAGGTTGCTAATACCTAATATGACCAATTGATCGGAAATCAATCCCCTTTATGCTTGGCATGGGACTACACCACCTAAAACTCCATATTTTTATTCAACTAGAACTTTTAAGTCACTTTTATCAACAGCATATATAtacctaagagcaactgcagtggtgcgagtataaccaaagaccaacgagggaaaaaaagaccaaattttgggtttagtctggtgtgtgacgctacggtggaaagcctaaatttggtcagacgtacattatacgttcgcctggtgtggggcgtggactataccaatgcctggtgtgggacggggactatacgttcgcccgggtaaaaaagattcaaaaagaaaaataataaaaaagaaatagaaaaaatggggcggaggtattaagcccgccccatgcaatTTGAATTtgtaaagaatggggcggggtataatgcccgccccatacaaaattaaaaaaaaaaaaatggggcgtacgccccatgtggagcgttAGACTATAcagtggggcgtggactatacgtccgcctggtgtgggacgtgtactatacgtccgcctggtggtggggcgtggactataccaacgctcgactatatttgggtttagtcttggtcccagaccaaatatactctgggttttagtcgtcgatcaaaatttgatcgatagtacgttccattacgtctgttcaaaagaccaaatatttgggtttaatcgcccactgtggacgctctaagtacCTAATTCATAGCAAATCCTACTCAAGCACTCAACATACTTTGTTCACAGGCATTTCCACTAATAGTAAAAGTTTACAAACTTATCATTAAGCATGAAAAAATCTTATAGCAAGAACCCAAAACAAAATTGCAAATTGAATATTATTTTCCTCACAGGTAATTCAACAAACAGATAGAGTACAAAAGTATAACTTTAACTAACAGCAGCTGAGCACTACACAAATCATCTAGCAGCAGCTGAGCACTTCACACATTATCAATAAAATGAAGGCAGAAACTAAAACTGAGATCCTGAAATTCAATAGCACTTTCattaaaaaaagagaaagaaattcagCAAGTATGTACCTGGTGATGGTGAATGCTATTGAGCATATAAGTATAATTTGAAGCTAGGTTAATCTTGTGTTTGATTAATTTTGGATCTGTTAATAATGATGCGTTCCTGAATTCTTGAGTGATGTAATCAGTATAATGTTTTTTAGTACCTTGAGTACCAATATGTTTCTTCACAGCTTTTAACAGGTTTCTGTAAACCCTTAAACTCTCTAAACCCATTCCGTATTGATCTTTTCCTTTATCGAAACTACCTTACTTGATCTCCAAAACCTTGATTATCAAACGACCCTCAGTCGAGACAGACAATGAAATGATCACTAAGCGGGAGAGAAGGTTTTATTCAGTCTCTGtcaaataaaaaagagaaaaaaaaagttatacaGTGACAGTATGTTGTTATTTGATAATGGGCTTGATATAAAAAGTTAGTTAACCTAATTCGAGACTATGTATGTCCAGAGTCCAGTCTCCAGACAATACACCTGTATTAGACTCTACTCCTGAAGGTGGCCGACCCAGGGCCGTGGGACATGGAaaattcattattttttttagtttaggTTTCCCTCTCAAACCTCCCTTGAAAATCCTTTTATCGGCAGTATTTCGTTTCAATTCCCTTTCAATGCGGATGCTACCGCCTAAAGGTCAGTCTCTCTCTCGGTTTTACAAAATCTGAATGATCTTTCGTATTCTCATTGCATCTGAAATCATTTGTTAAATCCAAACAAACTCATCCCAGAACGTATGAACCCTAAATTCAGACTCTACTAGAAGGATTTAACTCGAACCGGGGCGTGGTATAGAGAGAATTAAACATGGAAGAAACAATAAATTCACCTCATTGTAATGCAGAAGATAGGATCAGTAGCTTACCGGAAACCCTAATTTATTACATCTTAAGTCTCGTTGGTGATATGAAGTATGTTGTCCCAACCAGTGTTTTGTCTAAAAGATGGAGGTATGTCTGGACTTCTCTCCCCTCACTGGCTTTCAATTCATATTCATTCTTCAAACCTGGGACAGGACGGCCAATTGGTTATAGTTTTGTAAATTTTGTGGATAAGGTGCTCATTCTGCGCGACTTGTCTACTTTAAAGAGGTTTGAACTTTCTTGCTGTAATGTAGAGTATAAGAATCTACAAATTCATATTAATACATGGATCATTGCTGCTGTTAGGCGTAATGTTGAAGAAGTAGACATAAGTGTTGACATCTCTCAGTTCCTGTTTCCTCATTGCCTTTTTACGTGTCAATCGTTGCCGAAATTAGATTTGGTAAACAGAAACGAAAGACGATTGAAGATTAAATTACCTGGTTCAATTGATCTACCTCAGCTCAAAGCTATGTTCATTGATTCACTAGCATTCGATGATGAAAAGTTAACTAAGCAGTTCTTCTCTAGTTGTCCTCTTCTTGAACAATTAGTCATAACAAACTGTGAGTTTCCTGAAATGGATCTTAACTTTTCGTTTCATGAACTTTCGGAATTCGACCTTGTCAAGTGTTCAGGTTCTTCTAAGAATGGTCGTCAATCAGTTGATAGTAAGATCATTCTTTGTGTTCCAAAACTACAGCACTTTTTATCCAATGATTACATGTCGAGAAATTATCATCTAGGTGACATGCCTTCACTAGTTGTTGCTGATCTTTATAACAACTATGAGTTGGATGTGGATGATGACGATGAAGCGCCAGAAATAGATACAGAGCTTCCAGCAGGCGTTAAAGAATTGTATGTTGAACGTCTGAGTAAGTTTTTTAGAGTTGTTCATAACGTGGAAGATATTACATTATCATGTTTATCCCTTGAGGTATGATATCTGTCTTTCTTTGCAAGATAAACATATATAGATTGAGCCTTGAATGTTTTGCATCTATCTTAATGGCTATTTTCTCTTTGGTGGTAAGCATATATAATCTCATTACAAAATCGTCAATTCCTGAAAACAAATTTGGTTGGACAAGTCTACTTTTGATTGTTGTAACATGTAGTCCACACTTTGGCCCTTCAGATTCTAGAAGCATTTATGATAGACGCTTAGGAACCTAATACATATCTAATACAACCTTGCTTTTTCAGAACCATTTCCCTCTACAGTGATTGGTGTGCTGTTGAATTCTTTTTGCT includes the following:
- the LOC113288245 gene encoding chaperone protein dnaJ 11, chloroplastic-like, whose product is MNKPCCPLTLSFFFLLPYKYSFSPSYFLYLFFIHLKMSGIQMKTSFQFSPECYLSTKTPNNKSQRSTSIPTGKPKKFSIKSSVSSETLPRTNTRSSSSLYEILRVKENASAVEIKTAYRSLAKRVHPDVATSESDSRDFMEIHKAYTTLYDPTERANYDLSIARTSARYGYSTGLGSRSDFAVVGQMRRWETDQCW